The DNA sequence TCTTTACACCACTTGGCAAGGGTCAGCGCGGCCTCATCGTCGCCCCTCCTAGAAGCGGTAAAACCGAGCTCATGAAAGAGCTAGCCCACGGTATCGCGCGCAACCACCCCGAGTCGCATCTCATGGTGCTGCTCGTGGACGAGCGTCCCGAGGAGGTCACCGACATGCAGCGCTGCGTAAAGGGCGAGGTATTTAGCTCGACGTTTGACCTGCCCGCGATGAACCACGTACGCGTCGCCGAGCTCGTCATCGAAAAGGCCAAGCGCCTCGTAGAAATGGGCAAGGACGTCATCATCCTGCTTGATAGCATCACCCGCCTAGCGCGCGCGTATAACACGGTAACTCCGCCAAGCGGTAAGGTGCTAACGGGCGGCGTGGACGCAAACGCTCTGCATAAACCTAAGCGCTTTTTCGGCGCGGCGCGAAACATCGAGCACGGCGGCAGCCTCACCATCATCGCAACCGCGCTCATCGACACGGGCTCTCGTATGGACGAGGTAATCTTCGAGGAGTTTAAAGGCACGGGCAACAGCGAAATCGTGCTAGATCGCAACATCTCCGATCGCCGAATCTACCCGGCCATCAACGTACTAAAATCAGGCACCAGAAAAGAGGAGCTGCTGCAAAAACCCGACGAACTACAAAAGATCTGGGCTATCCGCTCGGCGATCGCGACGATGGACGACGTAGAGGCGCTTAAGTTTTTGTACGCCAAGATGCTAAAAACCAAAGACAACAAAGAGCTTCTTTCAATATTAAACGAATAGTAAAGTTGCGTTTTTAGATAAATTTAACCCTTGCGCGAGTCGTTCGCGGCTCGCCGACCTACTTTAAAATGCTCTAAATTTTATAAATTTACAAACCCTCTCCGCTTAAATTCACGTCTACGACGGGGACTATCTAAGCGCCAATATTTTAACGCGGCCTTTCAAATTTGCTTTTAGCTTTTGCTGTCCGCCGCTTTGCAGGCATAAGCAATCATCAGCGTTTTTTCGCTTTTAGTTTTTTACCTCGCCTAAAAGCTCTTTGTTTTTAGCGCTCATCGCTTCTTTTTCTGCTTGCAAATCACTGACTTGCTTTTTTAGCTCCTCAATATCCATTCTATCCTCCACGAGAGTAAAATTAAGGCACTGCCTTTGATAGAATAGTAACTTAAATTTTAAACGGGGTTGGTTTGGTAAAAAATATGGTATAATTTCACAAGTAGGTAAGCGAACGGCTCGTCAAACAGCCCAGCTTCTTAGCAAAGCATTACCGCCCCTGGGGATAGAAACCTGTGTGAGGGTGTGGGTGGTCTCACCGCTTACCTATTTTTTAAAGCCTTAATTGTGGTATCCCAACGCTTCTTGTTTATGTGAAAAATCACGCCGTCGTTTATATTTATGCCGATGTCAATCATTTTCTTTTTCTTATCGTCTATCGACTTGCCGATAATTACGTCATCAGCTTTAAATGTAGCTTCTTTTATAAATTCAGGATTTCTCAAGGCGTCTATGATTTGATTTTTTAAATCATCTTTGTTAGTAAACATCTCGGGGTGTTTTTCATATAAATAATCAATACTGCCCCGTATGGTATCCGTTTTCAAATTTATCCTTTTAGCTAGTTTGCGCGGAATATCAAAATGCTTCACGTTCCTGGTGTCGTATTCGTTTAGCTTTTTCTTTTTGTAAATATCTCTCAAATCAAGCGCACGCCCCTGCTGCGTTATTAAATCCCGCATAGTGATCTTGCCTTGCATAAATAGCTCGGCTCTACCTTTACCAAGCGTCTTTTCTATCGTTTCGAGGCTTTGGGTTTTTAGCCAGTCATTAAACGTCATATCCTGCGGCACGTAGCCGTTCATAGACGACCTCGTGCGGTCGCTTGCGCTATCCATACCCTCTACGTCCAACTCGCCCCAGCTTTTGGTTACGGGTATTATGGTGCTACGGCAATTAAAATGAGTATTTACGCGCGGTTTGCGAAACGGGAAGTTATGCCCGATGGGCTTGTAGTCTTTATCCCACGTTAGGCCGTCGTAAGCTCTGCATAACGCAGACGTGCGAGTATCTAGCGTGGCTTGATATTTGTAGCATTTTATGACGTCATCGTTTGCTTCAAAAAAGGCTTGGCGAATTTCGCTTACTATCGCGCCCGCTCCGGTTAATGCTATCGACGTCGCGTCGCGTTTACTTTTTTGTAAAGCCTGCGCTATCCTTTGGGCTAACATCGGCGTAGTTTCACCTAGGCTCACGCCTATTTTCAGCTCGCGCTCAAGGCGTTTTTTCTGATCGGCATTTAGCCCGTTATTCCAAGCTTTGACGGTGGCACCACACCAAAGGCAATAAAACTTGCCCACGAATTTAGAGCCGAATCAAACGCCTCAAATCTCCAAAATTTCAGGCTCTCCAAACAGTCGTTTGGCTTCTTTTAAAACCGCTTGATTTTTTACGGCCTTAGGATCGGCTTGAGTTTTTGTAGGCAAATTTGGCGCAGGATTTTGAGCGTTCAAATTTACCTCGCTTAAGGACGAGTCTTTAAAATTTTCTTCGTTTTGAAACTTCTTGCCGCTTAAATTTGTCGTATCTAAATTTTGCCTTACAGCCGCGTTTACAGGCTCGCTTGCGTCTTGCTCAAAAAGGCCGTCATCATACTCGGCCGCTTCGCTAAACATCTCGCTCACATCATCAGGATCAAACGGCGGCTCGCCAAAGGTAGCCGTTTGCGGTGCGCTGTTTTGGTTAAATTTAGCTGCGGCGCTTGGTTTTTGCTCCGTTTTTGCGGCATTTTGACTCTCTAGCCGCCTTAG is a window from the Campylobacter massiliensis genome containing:
- a CDS encoding minor capsid protein — encoded protein: MGKFYCLWCGATVKAWNNGLNADQKKRLERELKIGVSLGETTPMLAQRIAQALQKSKRDATSIALTGAGAIVSEIRQAFFEANDDVIKCYKYQATLDTRTSALCRAYDGLTWDKDYKPIGHNFPFRKPRVNTHFNCRSTIIPVTKSWGELDVEGMDSASDRTRSSMNGYVPQDMTFNDWLKTQSLETIEKTLGKGRAELFMQGKITMRDLITQQGRALDLRDIYKKKKLNEYDTRNVKHFDIPRKLAKRINLKTDTIRGSIDYLYEKHPEMFTNKDDLKNQIIDALRNPEFIKEATFKADDVIIGKSIDDKKKKMIDIGININDGVIFHINKKRWDTTIKALKNR
- the rho gene encoding transcription termination factor Rho, with the protein product MENNATQPANSTQESQKTTKKHQNSRTHIPVDGHKIEELRTLSLEELIAIANSVGVENPREFRRQDLIFEILKTQTKQGGFILFTGILEITSEGYGFLRSVDANLSDSSNDAYVSNSQIRKFALRVGDIVTGQVREPKDQEKYYALLKIEALNYMPLIEAKERPLFDNLTPLFPTEKLRLEYDPMKLTGRVLDLFTPLGKGQRGLIVAPPRSGKTELMKELAHGIARNHPESHLMVLLVDERPEEVTDMQRCVKGEVFSSTFDLPAMNHVRVAELVIEKAKRLVEMGKDVIILLDSITRLARAYNTVTPPSGKVLTGGVDANALHKPKRFFGAARNIEHGGSLTIIATALIDTGSRMDEVIFEEFKGTGNSEIVLDRNISDRRIYPAINVLKSGTRKEELLQKPDELQKIWAIRSAIATMDDVEALKFLYAKMLKTKDNKELLSILNE